One Peromyscus leucopus breed LL Stock chromosome 4, UCI_PerLeu_2.1, whole genome shotgun sequence genomic region harbors:
- the LOC114704685 gene encoding putative UDP-GlcNAc:betaGal beta-1,3-N-acetylglucosaminyltransferase LOC100288842 gives MESVRSNLSKYYVLSQPEACNGKTIFLLSLIFSSPENGTRRELIRKTWGSVTSVQGYPILTLFALGMPALLTTQEEIDIESRKNNDIIEGIFLDSSENQTLKVISMTQWAVAFCPNALFILKVDEEMFVNLPGLVDYLLSLKEHLEGIYVGRVIHQDIPNRNPHSQEFVPLSEYPEKYYPDYCSGEAFIMSQDVAQMVYVVLNEAPIMVPADVFVGICAKLVGLIPIHSSRFSGKRHIVYNRCCYKFIFTSSEATDAETSLAWREMNDGKECSLFETYYGLISCKLLTYLNSFRRFRVGTVQGSAVHFGE, from the coding sequence ATGGAATCTGTAAGAAGCAATCTTTCCAAGTATTATGTTCTGAGCCAGCCGGAGGCATGTAATGGGAAAACCATCTTCCTGCTCTCTCTTATCTTCAGTAGCCCAGAGAATGGAACAAGACGGGAGCTCATCAGGAAAACCTGGGGTAGTGTGACCAGTGTCCAAGGATATCCAATTCTCACACTGTTTGCTCTGGGAATGCCAGCTCTGTTAACTACCCAGGAAGAAATAGACATAGAGTCTCGGAAGAATAACGATATCATTGAAGGGATCTTCTTGGACAGTTCTGAAAACCAAACCCTGAAGGTCATCTCAATGACTCAGTGGGCTGTGGCCTTCTGTCCTAATGCCCTGTTCATCCTCAAAGTTGATGAAGAAATGTTTGTCAATCTACCAGGCTTGGTAGACTATCTCCTCAGTCTAAAAGAACACTTGGAAGGTATCTATGTAGGAAGGGTTATTCACCAGGATATACCTAACAGAAACCCCCACAGCCAAGAATTTGTTCCTCTTAGTGAGTACCCAGAAAAATATTACCCAGACTACTGCAGTGGTGAGGCCTTTATAATGTCCCAAGATGTGGCTCAGATGGTGTATGTGGTATTGAATGAAGCACCTATAATGGTACCTGCTGATGTATTTGTAGGGATCTGTGCTAAGCTGGTTGGCCTTATACCCATCCACAGCTCAAGGTTTTCTGGGAAAAGACACATTGTGTATAACAGATGTTGCTACAAGTTCATCTTTACATCTTCAGAAGCTACGGATGCTGAAACATCCCTGGCATGGAGAGAAATGAATGATGGGAAAGAGTGTTCATTGTTTGAGACTTACTATGGGCTCATTTCCTGCAAACTTCTGACATACCTCAACAGCTTTAGACGTTTTCGTGTGGGGACTGTGCAAGGCAGTGCTGTGCACTTTGGTGAATAG